One window of the Anaeromyxobacter dehalogenans 2CP-C genome contains the following:
- a CDS encoding TolC family protein translates to MPSIHLRILKYGLAAAVLALAGRASALQPLESFLRGARDASPDNAEARAARAQASAGTQAALGRALPGVSLLGTYTRNQYETRIPSASGPVVITPRDQLDGYATVHVPLVDLSTFARIGAARAASGAAAEQQDATELRVQSLVSREYHQLVASKALVEASRRALDVSRAGLRIAEARHGAGSTALLDVDRARAEVERNVQQLATAELQVSLAARALRSLSGLEPELEGEVALGDDLHEEPPIESFQAKDDEVPAIASAMRARVAEEREAWARRLVLVPSLSASATEHVTDYTGLAGHERTWQAVVSLTWSFDLTTLANIRAQDAVADGARAREERARLAAHDDVHTAWMTVRTDIARSRSARVQAEVSQRAAGLALERYQAGAADQLDLLQAQRDAFNADAARIQADAEVSDARAQLRLAAGRNLLDARAGPQASPQLSR, encoded by the coding sequence ATGCCGAGCATCCACCTTCGAATCCTCAAGTACGGCCTCGCGGCGGCGGTCCTCGCGCTCGCCGGCCGGGCGAGCGCGCTGCAGCCGCTCGAGTCCTTCCTGCGCGGCGCGCGCGACGCCAGCCCCGACAACGCCGAGGCGCGCGCGGCGCGCGCGCAGGCGTCGGCGGGCACGCAGGCGGCTTTGGGCCGGGCGCTGCCCGGCGTCTCGCTGCTCGGGACGTACACCCGCAACCAGTACGAGACCCGCATCCCGAGCGCGAGCGGGCCGGTGGTCATCACGCCCCGCGACCAGCTCGACGGGTACGCGACCGTCCACGTGCCGCTCGTGGACCTCTCGACGTTCGCGCGCATCGGCGCGGCCAGGGCCGCCTCCGGCGCCGCGGCCGAGCAGCAGGACGCCACCGAGCTGCGCGTCCAGTCGCTCGTGTCGCGCGAGTACCACCAGCTCGTGGCCAGCAAGGCGCTGGTCGAGGCCTCCCGGCGCGCGCTCGACGTCTCCCGGGCCGGCCTGCGGATCGCGGAGGCGCGCCACGGGGCGGGCTCCACCGCGCTGCTCGACGTGGACCGGGCCCGCGCCGAGGTGGAGCGCAACGTCCAGCAGCTCGCGACGGCGGAGCTGCAGGTGTCGCTCGCCGCGCGCGCGCTCCGCTCCCTGAGCGGCCTCGAGCCCGAGCTCGAGGGGGAGGTCGCGCTCGGCGACGACCTGCACGAGGAGCCGCCCATCGAGTCCTTCCAGGCGAAGGACGACGAGGTCCCGGCCATCGCCTCGGCGATGCGCGCGCGGGTGGCCGAGGAGCGCGAGGCCTGGGCGCGGCGGCTGGTGCTCGTGCCCAGCCTCTCGGCGAGCGCCACCGAGCACGTCACCGACTACACCGGCCTGGCCGGCCACGAGCGCACCTGGCAGGCGGTGGTGTCGCTGACCTGGTCGTTCGACCTCACCACGCTCGCGAACATCCGGGCGCAGGACGCGGTCGCGGACGGCGCGCGGGCGCGCGAGGAGCGGGCGCGGCTCGCGGCGCACGACGACGTCCACACCGCCTGGATGACGGTCCGCACCGACATCGCACGCAGCCGCTCGGCGCGGGTCCAGGCGGAGGTGAGCCAGCGCGCCGCGGGCCTGGCGCTGGAGCGCTACCAGGCGGGCGCGGCCGACCAGCTCGACCTGCTCCAGGCGCAGCGCGACGCCTTCAACGCCGACGCCGCGCGCATCCAGGCGGACGCCGAGGTGTCCGACGCCCGGGCGCAGCTCCGGCTCGCCGCCGGCCGCAACCTCCTCGACGCGCGGGCTGGCCCGCAGGCTTCCCCGCAGCTTTCCCGGTGA
- a CDS encoding sigma-54-dependent transcriptional regulator has protein sequence MSRVLLVDDEPSVRAALKELVQGRGWEPVLACSASEALEQLERADVLVTDFSMPEMDGLALLQAVRERDEWLPVILLTAHGSERLAVRAMKAGAYEYVPKPFDVDELALAIGRALEARLLRQRNRQLTVEHAIGRRLVFESANMRQVLAATARVAAREITVLVRGETGTGKELIGTLLHALSKRAAGPLVRFNCSAIPAELAEAELFGHVRGAFTGAVQARPGFFAQADGGTLVLDEVGELPLGIQAKLLRTLQEGEIQPVGSGRVERVDVRIVACTHRDLRADVQEGRFREDLYYRLAVVELTVPPLRDRREDIPALAHEFALRYAERFGSEDVRLAPALVERLVKADWPGNVRQLENVVARMVALSGGGEIGPDAFEATGAPAGGAGRPAAPPSEGEGTRTLRAQLDELERAVIARTMVAVRGNQSEAARRLGISRNTLTERLRRYELVTDAGEGAAATAGAAR, from the coding sequence ATGTCGCGCGTGCTGCTGGTGGATGACGAGCCGTCGGTCCGCGCCGCGCTGAAGGAGCTGGTGCAGGGCCGGGGCTGGGAGCCGGTGCTGGCGTGCTCCGCGTCCGAGGCGCTCGAGCAGCTCGAGCGCGCCGACGTGCTGGTGACCGACTTCTCCATGCCGGAGATGGACGGCCTCGCGCTGCTCCAGGCGGTGCGCGAGCGCGACGAGTGGCTCCCGGTGATCCTGCTGACCGCGCACGGCTCGGAGCGCCTGGCGGTGCGGGCCATGAAGGCGGGCGCGTACGAGTACGTGCCGAAGCCGTTCGACGTGGACGAGCTGGCGCTGGCCATCGGCCGGGCGCTGGAGGCGCGGCTGCTGCGGCAGCGCAACCGCCAGCTCACGGTGGAGCACGCCATCGGGCGGCGGCTGGTGTTCGAGTCCGCCAACATGCGCCAGGTGCTGGCGGCCACGGCGCGGGTGGCGGCGCGCGAGATCACGGTGCTGGTGCGGGGCGAGACCGGCACCGGCAAGGAGCTCATCGGCACGCTGCTCCACGCGCTCAGCAAGCGCGCGGCCGGGCCGCTCGTCCGGTTCAACTGCAGCGCCATCCCGGCCGAGCTGGCCGAGGCGGAGCTGTTCGGGCACGTGCGCGGGGCGTTCACCGGCGCGGTCCAGGCGCGCCCCGGGTTCTTCGCGCAGGCCGACGGCGGGACGCTGGTGCTCGACGAGGTCGGCGAGCTGCCGCTCGGGATCCAGGCGAAGCTGCTCCGGACGCTGCAGGAGGGCGAGATCCAGCCGGTCGGGTCGGGCCGGGTGGAGCGGGTGGACGTGCGCATCGTGGCGTGCACGCACCGCGACCTGCGCGCCGACGTGCAGGAGGGGCGGTTCCGCGAGGACCTGTACTACCGGCTCGCGGTGGTGGAGCTGACCGTCCCGCCGCTGCGGGACCGCCGCGAGGACATCCCGGCGCTGGCCCACGAGTTCGCGCTGCGCTACGCCGAGCGCTTCGGGTCGGAGGACGTGCGGCTCGCGCCGGCGCTGGTCGAGCGGCTGGTGAAGGCCGACTGGCCCGGCAACGTGCGGCAGCTCGAGAACGTGGTGGCGCGGATGGTGGCCCTGAGCGGCGGGGGCGAGATCGGCCCGGACGCGTTCGAGGCCACCGGCGCCCCCGCCGGCGGGGCGGGGCGGCCGGCGGCCCCGCCGAGCGAGGGCGAGGGGACGCGCACGCTCCGCGCGCAGCTCGACGAGCTGGAGCGCGCCGTCATCGCGCGCACCATGGTCGCCGTCCGCGGGAACCAGTCCGAGGCGGCGCGGCGGCTGGGGATCAGCCGGAACACGCTCACGGAGCGGCTGCGACGTTACGAGCTCGTCACCGACGCGGGCGAGGGCGCGGCGGCGACCGCCGGCGCCGCCCGCTGA
- a CDS encoding two-component system sensor histidine kinase NtrB, which produces MVRVLSAGPELAFRSGDVVAPARTHPLVAAAPSCPMTAAAPRERADRWPRREDLFAIAYYLAAAAVLAWAGYAAWRIGVVLAGGALQQVGVRSCRQRDASRCVNATFDRIALYVVLGQASFFLTTALAAAVTGGEQSPLILPFLGSYFVAVSVVGDRVATRGLLAATAFGAAVLALLPDAVAGPALPALQRGVLTVVSVLGVGALLAPAHAETRRKRDQVARARSEMVSDALSRAQGLEQVGAKVAHELKNPLTGVKALVQLGLRNPAEAASHERLEVVDREVTRMQEIIQNYLSFNRPLQSVNPRQVALGPLVSDTMLVLSARADEARVRLYARGDASLEADPRRLKEALLNLVANAIEATPAGGEVVVEARELSGDEVELVVRDTGRGMPPETLRRIGTPFFTTRDDGTGLGVVLARAVIVQHGGTLRYESEPGSGTKVLVTLPRAAKRSGDVARAAGG; this is translated from the coding sequence ATGGTCAGAGTCCTCTCCGCCGGCCCGGAACTTGCCTTTCGCTCCGGCGACGTGGTCGCCCCCGCACGCACGCACCCGCTGGTCGCCGCCGCGCCGTCCTGCCCGATGACGGCGGCGGCGCCGCGGGAGCGCGCCGATCGATGGCCGCGGCGGGAGGACCTGTTCGCGATCGCCTACTACCTCGCGGCGGCGGCGGTGCTCGCGTGGGCGGGCTACGCGGCCTGGCGGATCGGCGTGGTGCTGGCGGGCGGCGCCTTGCAGCAGGTCGGCGTGCGGAGCTGCCGGCAGCGCGACGCCAGCCGGTGCGTCAACGCGACCTTCGACCGCATCGCGCTCTACGTGGTGCTGGGGCAGGCGTCCTTCTTCCTGACGACCGCCCTCGCGGCGGCGGTGACCGGCGGCGAGCAGAGCCCGCTCATCCTCCCGTTCCTCGGGTCGTACTTCGTGGCGGTGTCGGTGGTGGGGGACCGCGTCGCCACCCGCGGGCTGCTCGCGGCGACGGCGTTCGGCGCCGCCGTGCTGGCGCTGCTGCCCGACGCGGTCGCCGGCCCGGCGCTGCCCGCGCTCCAGCGCGGCGTGCTCACGGTGGTGAGCGTGCTCGGCGTCGGCGCGCTGCTCGCGCCGGCGCACGCCGAGACGCGGCGCAAGCGCGATCAGGTGGCCCGGGCCCGCTCCGAGATGGTGTCCGACGCGCTCAGCCGGGCGCAGGGGCTGGAGCAGGTCGGCGCCAAGGTCGCCCACGAGCTGAAGAACCCGCTCACCGGGGTGAAGGCGCTCGTCCAGCTCGGCCTGCGCAACCCGGCGGAGGCGGCGTCGCACGAGCGGCTCGAGGTGGTGGACCGCGAGGTGACGCGGATGCAGGAGATCATCCAGAACTACCTCTCGTTCAACCGGCCGCTCCAGTCGGTCAACCCGCGGCAGGTGGCGCTCGGGCCGCTCGTCTCCGACACGATGCTGGTCCTCTCCGCCCGCGCCGACGAGGCCCGCGTCCGGCTCTACGCGCGCGGCGACGCGTCGCTCGAGGCGGACCCGCGCCGCCTCAAGGAGGCGCTGCTGAACCTGGTCGCGAACGCCATCGAGGCGACGCCGGCGGGCGGCGAGGTGGTGGTGGAGGCGCGCGAGCTGTCGGGGGACGAGGTCGAGCTGGTGGTGCGGGACACCGGGCGCGGCATGCCGCCGGAGACGCTCCGGCGCATCGGCACCCCGTTCTTCACCACCCGCGACGACGGCACCGGGCTCGGCGTGGTGCTGGCGCGGGCGGTGATCGTGCAGCACGGTGGTACCCTGCGCTACGAGAGCGAGCCGGGGAGCGGGACGAAGGTGCTCGTCACGTTGCCGCGCGCCGCGAAGAGGAGCGGGGATGTCGCGCGTGCTGCTGGTGGATGA
- a CDS encoding LysR family transcriptional regulator, whose amino-acid sequence MRTIADRHRTGALDWEDVRCFAALARAGSLSGAGRALGVNHATVARRVAALERALGRRLLERRPDGVRPTAAGAAALERARDMERAAASLAAGGAAEPAALVRVTATRPVVDAFLLPRLARVQGRLRGCELELIGESRALSLARHEADLAIRLGSPRGEDLVGRRIATFAYGLYAAPAVARAIAGGARARWIGFDEASAHLPEAVWLAEAHPEERPSFRANGFGSQQLAARAGLGLALLPCYMGDPDAALRRVEGPVPPPRPVWLLRRASSRADPAIGAVAAALTGLFTEARALFAGGAGR is encoded by the coding sequence ATGCGCACGATCGCCGATCGACATCGCACAGGCGCGCTCGACTGGGAGGACGTCCGCTGCTTCGCGGCGCTGGCGCGGGCGGGCAGCCTCTCCGGCGCGGGGCGCGCGCTGGGCGTGAACCACGCCACGGTGGCGCGCCGGGTGGCCGCGCTGGAGCGGGCCCTCGGGCGGCGGCTGCTGGAGCGCCGGCCGGACGGCGTCCGCCCGACCGCCGCCGGCGCGGCCGCGCTGGAGCGCGCCCGGGACATGGAGCGGGCCGCCGCGTCGCTCGCCGCCGGCGGCGCGGCGGAGCCGGCCGCGCTGGTCCGCGTCACCGCCACCCGGCCGGTGGTGGACGCGTTCCTGCTGCCGCGGCTCGCCCGCGTGCAGGGGCGCCTGCGCGGCTGCGAGCTGGAGCTCATCGGCGAGTCGCGCGCGCTCAGCCTCGCGCGCCACGAGGCCGACCTCGCCATCCGGCTCGGCTCCCCGCGCGGAGAGGACCTGGTGGGCCGCCGCATCGCCACGTTCGCCTACGGGCTCTACGCCGCGCCGGCGGTGGCGCGGGCCATCGCCGGCGGCGCGCGGGCGCGCTGGATCGGCTTCGACGAGGCGAGCGCGCACCTGCCGGAGGCGGTGTGGCTGGCCGAGGCGCACCCGGAGGAGCGGCCGTCCTTCCGCGCGAACGGGTTCGGCTCGCAGCAGCTCGCGGCGCGCGCCGGCCTGGGGCTCGCGCTCCTGCCCTGCTACATGGGGGACCCCGACGCTGCGCTGCGCCGCGTCGAGGGGCCGGTCCCGCCGCCGCGGCCGGTCTGGTTGCTGCGCCGCGCCAGCTCGCGCGCCGACCCGGCCATCGGCGCGGTCGCGGCGGCGCTCACCGGGCTCTTCACCGAGGCGAGGGCGCTCTTCGCCGGCGGCGCCGGCCGGTGA
- a CDS encoding MBL fold metallo-hydrolase — MARTARITLIGGPTVLLELGGLRLLTDPTFDAPGSYPSSGGAVTLTKRTGPALAAAEVGAVDAVLLSHDQHADNLDPAGRAFLRGARRVLTTREGAGRLPGAEGLAPWERRVLAAGAGSLLVTATPARHGPPGIEPLSGEVTGFVVSEPEGRDLVYVTGDTVFYEGVAEVARRFRPAVVLMFTGAARTRGPFHLTMSVNDALETARAFPGAALVAVHNEGWAHFTETASDLERSFAALGQQARLVPLARGQTAEIAVPAPGA; from the coding sequence ATGGCCCGGACGGCTCGCATCACCCTCATCGGCGGCCCCACCGTGCTCCTCGAGCTGGGCGGCCTGCGCCTGCTCACCGATCCCACCTTCGACGCGCCCGGCAGCTACCCGTCCTCGGGCGGCGCCGTCACGCTCACCAAGCGCACCGGCCCTGCGCTCGCGGCCGCGGAGGTGGGCGCGGTGGACGCGGTGCTGCTCAGCCACGACCAGCACGCCGACAACCTCGATCCGGCCGGGCGCGCGTTCCTGCGCGGCGCCCGGCGCGTCCTCACCACCCGCGAGGGCGCGGGCCGGCTGCCGGGCGCGGAGGGGCTCGCCCCGTGGGAGCGCCGCGTCCTCGCCGCCGGGGCCGGCTCGCTGCTCGTCACCGCCACGCCGGCGCGCCACGGTCCGCCGGGCATCGAGCCGCTCTCCGGCGAGGTGACCGGCTTCGTGGTGAGCGAGCCGGAGGGGCGCGACCTCGTCTACGTCACCGGCGACACCGTGTTCTACGAGGGCGTGGCGGAGGTGGCGCGGCGCTTCCGGCCGGCGGTGGTGCTCATGTTCACCGGCGCCGCCCGCACCCGCGGCCCGTTCCACCTCACCATGAGCGTCAACGACGCGCTCGAGACCGCCCGCGCGTTCCCGGGCGCGGCGCTGGTGGCGGTGCACAACGAGGGCTGGGCGCACTTCACCGAGACCGCGTCCGACCTGGAGCGCTCCTTCGCGGCGCTGGGGCAGCAGGCCCGCCTCGTGCCGCTGGCGCGCGGGCAGACGGCCGAGATCGCGGTGCCGGCGCCCGGGGCCTGA
- a CDS encoding DoxX family protein, producing MDYPDLAPRARSWAPHLLGVLRIVAAFLFLQFGTAKLFAFPGPVMPGGGTAPLASLAGIAGAIEAFGGALLLVGLFSRPVAFLLSGEMAVAYFYGHAPQGFWPVLNQGTPAALFAFVFLYLAAAGPGRFSLDGLRGKDAP from the coding sequence ATGGACTACCCCGACCTCGCGCCCCGGGCTCGCTCCTGGGCCCCGCACCTGCTCGGCGTGCTCAGGATCGTCGCCGCGTTCCTGTTCCTGCAGTTCGGGACCGCGAAGCTGTTCGCGTTCCCCGGCCCCGTCATGCCCGGCGGCGGCACCGCGCCGCTCGCGTCGCTCGCCGGGATCGCCGGCGCCATCGAGGCGTTCGGGGGCGCGCTCCTGCTGGTGGGGCTGTTCAGCCGGCCGGTCGCGTTCCTGCTCTCCGGCGAGATGGCGGTCGCCTACTTCTACGGGCACGCGCCGCAGGGCTTCTGGCCGGTGCTGAACCAGGGCACGCCCGCGGCGCTGTTCGCGTTCGTGTTCCTCTACCTCGCCGCCGCCGGGCCGGGCCGTTTCAGCCTGGACGGGCTGCGCGGGAAGGACGCGCCCTGA
- a CDS encoding CoA-acylating methylmalonate-semialdehyde dehydrogenase — translation MTAPLLDLWIAGRRTAPRSARTGDVFDPATGEVIRRVPLASAEDVAAAVAAARAAFPAWRDTPPLRRARVLARFRELLEANRDALAALVCEEHGKTLPDAAGSVQRGIEVVEFVCGAPHLLKGERAEDVGRGIDVHSSLQPLGVCAGITPFNFPAMVPLWMFPVAIACGNAFVLKPSEKVPSTSLRMAELFQEAGLPEGVLNVVPGDAEAVDALLAHPDVAAVSFVGSTPVARHVYETAARHGKRVQALGGAKNHAVVLPDADLGFTADALAGAAYGSAGERCMAISAVVAVGTAADPLVEALAERARRLPVGPGTAPGVEMGPVITAAHRDRIRGFIDAGVREGARLVVDGRAREVPGAGRGFFVGPTLFDHVTPEMSIHREEIFGPVLVVLRAASLDEALALVNRNPYGNGTAVFTRSGAAAQRYARDVEVGMVGVNVPIPVPMAFFSFGGWKASLFGDLHVHGPEGIAFYTRSKVVTSRWPAGADEGRGGFAMPTHA, via the coding sequence GTGACCGCTCCGCTGCTCGACCTCTGGATCGCCGGCCGGCGCACCGCCCCGCGCAGCGCCCGCACCGGCGACGTGTTCGACCCGGCCACCGGCGAGGTGATCCGGCGCGTGCCGCTGGCGAGCGCGGAGGACGTCGCCGCCGCGGTCGCGGCCGCCAGGGCCGCGTTCCCGGCCTGGCGCGACACGCCCCCGCTCCGGCGCGCCCGCGTCCTGGCGCGCTTCCGCGAGCTGCTCGAGGCGAACCGCGACGCGCTCGCGGCGCTGGTCTGCGAGGAGCACGGCAAGACGCTGCCGGACGCCGCCGGCTCGGTGCAGCGCGGCATCGAGGTGGTGGAGTTCGTGTGCGGCGCGCCCCACCTGCTGAAGGGCGAGCGCGCCGAGGACGTGGGGCGCGGCATCGACGTGCACTCGTCGCTCCAGCCGCTCGGCGTCTGCGCCGGCATCACCCCGTTCAACTTCCCGGCCATGGTCCCGCTCTGGATGTTCCCGGTGGCGATCGCCTGCGGGAACGCGTTCGTCCTGAAGCCCTCGGAGAAGGTCCCGTCCACCAGCCTGCGGATGGCGGAGCTGTTCCAGGAGGCCGGGCTGCCGGAGGGCGTGCTGAACGTGGTGCCCGGGGACGCCGAGGCGGTGGACGCGCTCCTCGCCCACCCCGACGTGGCGGCGGTCTCGTTCGTCGGCTCGACGCCGGTGGCGCGCCACGTCTACGAGACCGCGGCGCGCCACGGCAAGCGCGTGCAGGCGCTCGGCGGCGCGAAGAACCACGCCGTGGTGCTGCCCGACGCCGACCTGGGCTTCACCGCCGACGCGCTCGCGGGCGCGGCCTACGGCTCGGCGGGCGAGCGGTGCATGGCCATCTCCGCGGTGGTGGCGGTGGGGACCGCCGCCGATCCGCTGGTCGAGGCGCTGGCGGAGCGCGCGCGGCGGCTGCCGGTCGGGCCCGGCACGGCGCCCGGCGTGGAGATGGGGCCGGTGATCACCGCGGCGCACCGCGACCGGATCCGCGGGTTCATCGACGCGGGCGTGCGCGAGGGCGCGCGGCTGGTGGTGGACGGGCGCGCGCGGGAGGTGCCCGGGGCCGGGCGCGGGTTCTTCGTGGGCCCGACGCTGTTCGACCACGTGACCCCGGAGATGTCGATCCACCGCGAGGAGATCTTCGGGCCGGTGCTGGTGGTGCTGCGCGCCGCGAGCCTCGACGAGGCGCTCGCGCTGGTGAACCGCAACCCGTACGGCAACGGCACGGCCGTCTTCACCCGCTCCGGCGCCGCCGCGCAGCGCTACGCGCGCGACGTGGAGGTCGGGATGGTGGGCGTGAACGTGCCCATCCCCGTGCCCATGGCGTTCTTCTCCTTCGGCGGCTGGAAGGCGTCCCTGTTCGGCGACCTCCACGTGCACGGGCCGGAGGGCATCGCGTTCTACACGCGGAGCAAGGTCGTCACGAGCCGCTGGCCCGCCGGCGCCGACGAGGGCCGCGGGGGCTTCGCCATGCCGACGCACGCGTAG
- a CDS encoding DUF2277 domain-containing protein — protein MCRNIRVLHNFDPPTTDGEVRDAALQFVRKVSGLREPSAADAEAFARAVDEVAASTRRLLGALRARTAVRTREGEREKARARAARRFHAP, from the coding sequence ATGTGCCGCAACATCCGCGTCCTCCACAACTTCGACCCGCCCACCACCGACGGCGAGGTCCGCGACGCCGCGCTCCAGTTCGTGCGCAAGGTGAGCGGGCTGCGCGAGCCCTCGGCCGCCGACGCGGAGGCGTTCGCACGGGCCGTGGACGAGGTGGCGGCGTCCACCCGCCGGCTGCTCGGCGCCCTGCGCGCGCGCACCGCCGTCCGCACGCGCGAGGGCGAGCGCGAGAAGGCGCGCGCCCGCGCCGCGCGGCGCTTCCACGCACCGTGA
- a CDS encoding glutaredoxin family protein, which yields MVRRPAVVPRPPPAFLLPLAVAAALLAPAGAPAGEESGAPACAPDASAEPCPPVSAAPPAAAPTPAAGPALVVYWGVGCPHCEEALPYLDALARAHPALVVARYEVRQDAAGRARFRAEVERLGISPPGIPLFVAGDRHVLGFARGRSEAEVEALALGALARGAEPAAAVVDLPLLGPREARRIPLAALTAVVGLLDGLNPCAMWVLVVLLGLLANVRSRRRALAFGGAFVLVSGVVYFAFMTAWSGLFAALGGSRSVTVVLGVALVAMGLVNVKELFLFRRGPTLTIPDRAKPALYRRMRRIAGATRLPAALLGVVALALLANLVELGCTVGLPALYTRILSLRPELAPWQRLGWIAAYNAFYVIPLGAIVAGWAAFAPRARLGERGARALKAASGILLVAFGVALLAAPGLLI from the coding sequence ATGGTGCGGAGGCCCGCCGTGGTCCCGCGCCCACCGCCCGCGTTCCTCTTGCCGCTCGCCGTCGCGGCCGCGCTCCTCGCGCCGGCCGGCGCGCCCGCCGGCGAGGAGTCCGGCGCGCCCGCGTGCGCGCCCGATGCCTCCGCCGAGCCCTGCCCGCCCGTCTCGGCGGCGCCGCCCGCCGCAGCCCCCACGCCCGCCGCCGGGCCCGCGCTGGTGGTCTACTGGGGCGTCGGCTGCCCGCATTGCGAGGAGGCGCTGCCGTACCTCGACGCGCTCGCCCGCGCCCACCCCGCGCTGGTCGTCGCCCGGTACGAGGTCCGCCAGGACGCGGCCGGGCGCGCGCGCTTCCGCGCCGAGGTCGAGCGGCTCGGGATCTCGCCGCCCGGGATCCCGCTCTTCGTCGCCGGGGATCGCCACGTCCTCGGGTTCGCGCGGGGGCGGAGCGAGGCGGAGGTGGAGGCGCTCGCGCTGGGCGCGCTCGCCCGCGGCGCCGAGCCGGCTGCGGCGGTGGTGGACCTCCCGCTGCTCGGGCCGCGCGAGGCGCGGCGCATCCCGCTCGCGGCGCTCACGGCGGTGGTCGGCCTGCTCGACGGCCTCAACCCGTGCGCGATGTGGGTGCTGGTGGTGCTGCTCGGCCTGCTCGCGAACGTCCGCTCGCGCCGGCGCGCGCTCGCGTTCGGCGGCGCGTTCGTGCTCGTGTCCGGCGTGGTGTACTTCGCGTTCATGACCGCCTGGTCCGGCCTGTTCGCCGCGCTCGGTGGCTCACGGTCCGTGACGGTGGTGCTCGGGGTGGCGCTCGTCGCGATGGGGCTCGTCAACGTGAAGGAGCTGTTCCTGTTCCGCCGCGGCCCGACGCTCACCATCCCGGACCGCGCCAAGCCGGCGCTCTACCGGCGCATGCGCCGGATCGCCGGCGCGACGCGGCTCCCGGCCGCGCTGCTGGGCGTGGTGGCGCTGGCGCTGCTCGCGAACCTGGTCGAGCTGGGCTGCACGGTGGGGCTGCCGGCCCTGTACACCCGGATCCTCTCGCTGCGCCCCGAGCTCGCGCCCTGGCAGCGCCTCGGCTGGATCGCCGCGTACAACGCCTTCTACGTGATCCCGCTCGGCGCCATCGTGGCGGGGTGGGCCGCGTTCGCCCCGCGGGCCCGGCTCGGCGAGCGGGGGGCGCGGGCGCTGAAGGCGGCGAGCGGGATCCTCCTGGTCGCCTTCGGCGTGGCCCTGCTCGCCGCCCCCGGCCTGCTGATCTGA
- a CDS encoding tripartite tricarboxylate transporter TctB family protein, with amino-acid sequence MLVAGIAAVALLATGDLDPGRLRAMGPGMLPRAIAAILGLAGLALIAAAFLKDGEPIGRWPLRGPVFISLAVIAFALTIRTVGLALAGPLVMLLGGAASPEVRWKELAIFAVVTTVACAGLFRFALGLPIPVLILPGFRL; translated from the coding sequence GTGCTCGTCGCCGGGATCGCGGCGGTGGCCCTGCTCGCCACCGGCGACCTGGACCCGGGCCGGCTCCGGGCCATGGGCCCCGGGATGCTCCCCCGCGCCATCGCGGCCATCCTGGGCCTCGCCGGGCTGGCGCTGATCGCGGCCGCGTTCCTGAAGGACGGCGAGCCGATCGGCCGGTGGCCCCTGCGCGGCCCGGTGTTCATCTCGCTCGCGGTGATCGCGTTCGCGCTCACCATCCGGACGGTCGGGCTCGCGCTGGCGGGCCCGCTGGTGATGCTGCTCGGCGGCGCGGCGTCGCCGGAGGTGCGCTGGAAGGAGCTGGCGATCTTCGCGGTGGTGACGACCGTCGCCTGCGCCGGGCTGTTCCGCTTCGCCCTCGGCCTGCCCATCCCGGTGCTCATCCTCCCCGGGTTCCGCCTCTAG